In Deltaproteobacteria bacterium, the DNA window TCAAGGTGCCTTACAAATACGACGACCTCGTCTACATAGCCCGAACACAGATCAACCCGAATGTTCTTATCGTCAATGCCAAATCCCCGTGGAAGACCTTCCAGGACCTGGCCCAGGCCCTGAAAAACAATCCCGGGAAATACAGGTTTTCCACCGCGGGTGTGGGAAACGTCTCCCATCTCGGACCGATCGTGCTGCTCAAGGAGCTCGGCCTGCCGAATGATGCCGCAATCCCGGTCCACTACGACTCGGATGGCGCAGCCATTCTCGCCCTGATACAGGGCGAGGCGGATTTCTGGCAGGCGAATCTCGCTCCGGCCGCAGGCAACATCAAGGGCGGATTGGTCCGCGCCCTGGCCGTGACGACCCCAAAGAGGGTACCCGGGTTTGACGACATTCCGACATATACGGAGTTGGGTTATCCGGGAATCGACATCGTTGGATGGCGTGGCGTGGCCGGCCCACCCGGACTGCCGGATCACATCGCAAAGATATGGGAGGAGGCTGTTGCCAAGAGCTGCCGGTCCAAGTCCTGGCTGAAACTCGTCAGGAAACTGGGAGATGAACCGGGCTACATGGACACCGAGGAGTTCAACAGGTTCGTTCATAAGGAGTTCAAACGATACAGGAAGCTCTTCACCGAGCTGGGATTGCTGATAAAGTAAAGCCCGCCGTATCAGGGCCTCTGCCTTTCGCCTGAAAGGGCGGAGGCCCTCCATGAGGAGGTCCTTTCAGTGGGAGAAGATCCGAAGGGAAAAGGCGAGGATCTCTTGACCCAACCTTCTAGACAGAAAACCTGGAACAGAGACATCTGGCTCGGCCTCATCCTCCTTGGCTTTTCCCTGTCCCTGTTGTTCTGGCTTATCCCGGTTTACGTGGGGGAACATACCACCGGCGAACGAGGGCTTACCCCTCGTTTTTTCCCGTACAGTATCGTCATCACCCTGGCTTTCCTGAGTCTCCTTCTGGTCTACGAGAACTTCCAGGCAGGTCACGAACAGCGTCCCCGTGCAGAGGACAAACGGGTGACACCCTTCACCCTTGTCTGCGTACTGCTGTTTTTCGCATACTACGTGGAGATCAGGGTGATCGGGATGGTTCCGGCCAGTATGGTCACCATGTTCGGTCTGACTCGTCTTTTCGGATTTCGCCGTTGGTTGACTAACCTCGTGATAAGTGTGGTCTTTGCGATTCTACTCTATCTCTTTTTTGAAAAAATGGCTCAGGTTTCGATCCCACGCGGCCTGTTGTTTGAAGGCTGGTACTGAGGGGTGAACCCGGGGTGTGGAGCCGATTTCTCCCCCCGACTTCAACAGATGGATCCATTCATGATCGTTTTGGATGCAGTGAGCCATTATGTGACGAACTACCTCGAGAATTTCCGGCTGGGAATAGTCTATTTTTTCACCTTCAAGAATCTCCTGGCCATCTTTGGTGGAGTCTCCATAGGGTCGCTCTGCGGAGCCATCCCCGGAATGAGTATCACCATGTCCGTGGCCCTCAC includes these proteins:
- a CDS encoding tripartite tricarboxylate transporter substrate binding protein, whose translation is MKSRRFFVVLAAAAALVLLVPWLGGGPFCAEQKYPVKPIKLICPYGAGGATDLAARILTSVIPEFLNQAVVVVNKPGAGGAVGFDFVRRSRPDGYTMMMTAIGANVLVPAINLKVPYKYDDLVYIARTQINPNVLIVNAKSPWKTFQDLAQALKNNPGKYRFSTAGVGNVSHLGPIVLLKELGLPNDAAIPVHYDSDGAAILALIQGEADFWQANLAPAAGNIKGGLVRALAVTTPKRVPGFDDIPTYTELGYPGIDIVGWRGVAGPPGLPDHIAKIWEEAVAKSCRSKSWLKLVRKLGDEPGYMDTEEFNRFVHKEFKRYRKLFTELGLLIK
- a CDS encoding tripartite tricarboxylate transporter TctB family protein, which encodes MGEDPKGKGEDLLTQPSRQKTWNRDIWLGLILLGFSLSLLFWLIPVYVGEHTTGERGLTPRFFPYSIVITLAFLSLLLVYENFQAGHEQRPRAEDKRVTPFTLVCVLLFFAYYVEIRVIGMVPASMVTMFGLTRLFGFRRWLTNLVISVVFAILLYLFFEKMAQVSIPRGLLFEGWY